From the genome of Carassius gibelio isolate Cgi1373 ecotype wild population from Czech Republic chromosome B10, carGib1.2-hapl.c, whole genome shotgun sequence, one region includes:
- the ubl3a gene encoding ubiquitin-like protein 3a produces the protein MTGNIPVDMINLRLILVSGKTKEFLFSPNDSAADIAKHVYDNWPMDWEEEQVSSPNILRLIYQGRFLHGNVTLGALKLPLGKTTVMHLVARETLPEPNSQGQRNREKTGESNCCVIL, from the exons ATCAACTTGAGGCTCATCTTGGTGAGTGGAAAAACAAAAGAGTTCCTGTTCTCGCCAAACGACTCCGCGGCCGACATCGCCAAGCACGTGTACGACAACTGGCCAATGG ACTGGGAAGAGGAGCAGGTGAGCAGTCCGAACATCCTGCGCCTCATCTACCAGGGCCGATTCCTACACGGCAATGTGACGCTAGGAG CTTTAAAACTGCCACTCGGAAAAACCACAGTGATGCATTTAGTTGCCAGAGAGACGCTGCCCGAGCCAAATTCCCAAG GTCAGAGGAACCGGGAAAAGACTGGAGAGAGCAACTGTTGTGTGATCCTGTAA